One window of the Hyalangium gracile genome contains the following:
- a CDS encoding ureidoglycolate lyase, protein MREVLRAQPLTREAFAPFGDVIGLDLGGGSSANQGTATRYDRIARLTSSRPEAQPNLAVFRSVAKALPFEVRLVERHPCSTQMFVPLACQRFLVVVCPSDERGEPVLSELRAFLCGPGQGVNYHAGVWHHPIIALDGPAEFLMLAWEDGTARDCEERPLSAPLRVTSG, encoded by the coding sequence ATGCGGGAAGTACTTCGGGCGCAGCCCCTCACGCGGGAGGCGTTCGCTCCCTTTGGAGACGTCATCGGCCTGGACCTGGGGGGGGGCAGCAGCGCCAACCAGGGGACGGCCACCCGTTACGATCGCATTGCCCGGCTCACCAGCAGCCGGCCCGAGGCCCAGCCGAACCTCGCGGTGTTCCGCTCGGTGGCGAAGGCGCTGCCCTTCGAGGTGCGCCTCGTCGAGCGCCACCCGTGCTCCACGCAGATGTTCGTGCCGCTGGCGTGCCAGCGCTTCCTCGTCGTGGTGTGTCCGAGCGATGAGCGCGGCGAGCCGGTGCTCTCCGAACTGCGCGCCTTCCTCTGCGGCCCGGGGCAGGGCGTGAACTACCACGCGGGCGTCTGGCACCACCCCATCATCGCGCTCGACGGGCCGGCGGAGTTCCTCATGCTGGCGTGGGAGGACGGCACCGCCCGAGACTGCGAGGAGCGCCCCCTCTCCGCGCCCCTGCGGGTGACCAGCGGCTGA